One region of Brassica napus cultivar Da-Ae chromosome A10, Da-Ae, whole genome shotgun sequence genomic DNA includes:
- the LOC106371964 gene encoding protein EXPORTIN 1A-like, whose product MAAEKLRDLSQPIDVAVLDATVAAFFVTGSKEERAAADQILRDLQANPDMWLQVVHILQNTKSMDTKFFALQVLEGVIKYRWNALPVEQRDGMKNYISEVIVQLSSNEASFRSERLYVNKLNVILVQIVKHDWPAKWTSFIPDLVAAAKTSETICENCMIILKLLSEEVFDFSRGEMTQQKIKELKQSLNSEFKLIHELCLYVLSASQRQDLIRSTLSALHAYLSWIPLGYIFESPLLETLLKFFPVPAYRNLTLQCLTEVAALNFGDFYNAQYIKMYTIFIGQLQTILPPNTNIPEAYSNGSGEEEAFIQNLALFFTSFFKFHIRVLESTPEFVTLLLAGLEYLINISYVDDTEVFKVCLDYWNLLVSELFDAHHNSDNPAATVNLMGLQMSFAPGMVDGLGSKVMQRRQLYSNPMSKLRGLMINRMAKPEEVLIVEDENGNIVRETMKDNDVLVQYKIMRETLIYLSHLDHDDTEKQMLRKLNKQLSGEEWAWNNLNTLCWAIGSISGSMAEDQENRFLVMVIRDLLNLCEITKGKDNKAVIASNIMYVVGQYPRFLRAHWKFLKTVVNKLFEFMHETHPGVQDMACDTFLKIVQKCKRKFVIVQVGETEPFVSELLSGLATTVQDLEPHQIHSFYESVGSMIQAESDPQKRDEYLQRLMALPNQKWAEIIGQARQSVEFLKDPDVIRTVLNILQTNTSAATSLGTFFLSQISLIFMDMLNVYRMYSELVSTSITNGGPYASKTSFVKLLRSVKRETLKLIETFLDKAEDQPHIGKQFVSPMMEYVLADYARNVPDARESEVLSLFATIINKYKATMLDDVPNIFEAVFQCTLEMITKNFEDYPEHRLKFFSLLRAIATFCFPALIKLSSQQLKLVMDSIIWAFRHTERNIAETGLNLLLEMLKNFQHSAFCNQFFRSYFVQIEQEIFAVLTDTFHKPGFKLHVLVLQHLFCLAESGALTEPLWDVATVPHPYPNNAVFVREYTIKLLSSSFPNMTAAEVTQFVNRLYESRNDPSEFKKNIRDFLVQSKEFSAQDNKDLYAEEAAAQREQERQRMLSIPGLVAPNEIQDEMVDS is encoded by the exons ATGGCGGCCGAGAAGCTAAGAGACTTGAGCCAGCCGATTGACGTCGCTGTGCTCGACGCCACTGTTGCCGCCTTCTTCGTCACCGGATCTAAGGAAGAG AGAGCTGCTGCCGATCAGATTTTGCGGGATTTGCAAGCTAATCCTGATATGTGGCTCCAAGTTGTTCACATTCTGCAGAACACAAAGAGCATGGATACCAAGTTTTTTGCTCTTCAG GTTCTAGAAGGTGTTATAAAGTACAGATGGAATGCACTTCCTGTTGAACAACGAGATGGAATGAAGAATTACATCTCGGAGGTCATTGTACAG CTCTCGAGTAATGAAGCGTCTTTCAGATCGGAGAGGCTCTATGTCAACAAGCTAAATGTCATCCTGGTTCAG ATTGTGAAGCATGATTGGCCGGCAAAGTGGACAAGCTTCATTCCTGATCTAGTTGCTGCTGCTAAAACTAGTGAAACTATCTGCGAAAACTGCATGATCATTTTGAAA cTCCTGAGCGAAGAGGTTTTTGATTTCTCAAGAGGAGAAATGACTCAGCAGAAGATTAAAGAGCTGAAACAGTCTCTAAACAG CGAGTTTAAACTCATTCACGAGTTATGCCTATATGTCCTCTCAGCTTCTCAAAGACAGGATCTTATACGTTCAACACTGTCTGCGTTGCATGCGTATCTTTCTTGGATTCCGTTGGGCTACATTTTTGAGTCTCCTTTG CTTGAGACACTTCTCAAATTTTTTCCTGTGCCAGCATACAGGAACCTCACTCTACAATGTCTGACCGAG GTTGCAGCTCTCAATTTCGGAGACTTCTACAATGCCCAATATATCAAGATGTATACCATTTTTATAGGGCAGCTTCAG ACAATTCTCCCACCGAATACAAATATCCCTGAGGCATATTCAAACGGAAGtggtgaagaagaa GCATTTATCCAGAACCTGGCACTTTTTTTCACTTCGTTTTTCAAG TTTCATATACGGGTCTTGGAGTCAACGCCAGAATTTGTTACCTTATTACTTGCGGGTCTCGAATATCTCATCAATATATCATATGTTGATGACACTGAAGTATTTAAG GTTTGTTTGGACTACTGGAACTTGTTGGTTTCGGAGCTGTTTGATGCGCATCATAATTCTGATAACCCTGCGGCAACTGTGAACCTGATGGGATTGCAG ATGTCTTTCGCTCCTGGTATGGTTGATGGCCTTGGCTCTAAAGTCATGCAGCGGCGTCAACTTTATTCTAACCCAATGTCCAAATTAAGAGGGTTAATGATTAACCGCATGGCAAAGCCTGAAGAAGTGCTtattgttgaagatgaaaatggtAACATAGTTCGTGAAACTATGAAGGACAATGATGTTCTTGTCCAGTATAAG ATAATGAGGGAGACATTAATCTACCTCTCACACCTTGATCATGATGATACTGAGAAGCAG ATGTTGAGGAAGCTAAACAAACAACTAAGCGGGGAGGAATGGGCATGGAACAATTTGAATACACTGTGCTGGGCTATTGGGTCTATTTCTGGATCTATGGCAGAAGATCAG gaAAATAGATTTTTGGTGATGGTCATTCGCGATTTGTTGAATTTATGTGAGATTACCAAGGGAAAAGACAATAAAGCTGTCATTGCTAGCAACATTAT GTATGTAGTTGGCCAATATCCAAGGTTCTTAAGGGCACACTGGAAATTTCTAAAGACAGTTGTCAATAAGCTGTTTGAATTCATGCACGAGACACATCCTGGTGTTCAG GACATGGCCTgtgatacatttttgaaaattgttcAGAAATGCAAGCGTAAATTTGTTATTGTTCAG GTTGGAGAGACTGAACCATTTGTATCTGAACTTCTATCTGGCCTTGCAACTACTGTCCAAGATCTTGAGCCTCATCAAATTCACTCATTTTATGAGTCT GTTGGTAGTATGATCCAGGCAGAATCAGATCCTCAGAAGAGAGATGAATATTTACAGAGGTTGATGGCACTTCCAAACCAG AAATGGGCAGAAATCATAGGACAGGCACGCCAGAGTGTAGAATTCCTCAAGGATCCAGATGTGATACGTACAGTGCTTAATATTCTACAG ACCAACACTAGTGCTGCTACTTCCCTAGGAACGTTCTTCTTATCCCAAATCTCCTTGATATTCATGGATATGTTGAATGTGTACAG AATGTACAGTGAGCTTGTGTCAACCAGCATTACTAATGGAGGGCCATATGCTTCGAAGACATCTTTTGTAAAACTCTTACG ATCTGTTAAGAGGGAAACCCTAAAGCTGATAGAAACCTTTCTAGACAAAGCTGAAGACCAACCGCACATAGGGAAACAATTTGTGTCTCCAATGATGGAATATGTACTTGCTGACTATGCAAGGAATGTGCCTGATGCTAGGGAATCAGAAGTTCTTTCACTTTTTGCAACGATTATAAACAA GTACAAGGCAACAATGTTAGATGACGTGCCAAACATATTTGAAGCTGTATTCCAGTGTACATTGGAG ATGATAACTAAGAACTTCGAAGATTATCCGGAACACCGGCTCAAGTTTTTCTCATTACTCCGTGCTATTGCTACATTTTGTTTCCCGGCCCTGATAAAGCTGTCGAGTCAG CAACTGAAGCTAGTGATGGATTCCATTATCTGGGCATTTAGACATACTGAGAGAAATATCGCTGAAACTGGGCTTAATCTTTTGCTTGAGATGCTGAAGAACTTTCAG CACTCTGCGTTCTGTAATCAATTCTTCCGGTCGTACTTCGTACAAATCGAGCAAGAAATATTTGCTGTTTTGACTGATACATTTCATAAACCTGGTttcaagctgcatgtgttggTGCTGCAGCATCTGTTTTGCCTG GCTGAGAGCGGTGCTTTAACGGAACCTTTGTGGGATGTTGCAACTGTACCTCACCCGTATCCGAACAATGCCGTCTTTGTTCGTGAATACACTATTAAGCTGTTGAGCTCTTCATTCCCCAACATGACTGCTGCAGAG GTCACACAATTTGTTAATAGACTTTACGAGTCGAGAAATGACCCGTCCgaatttaagaaaaacatacGCGACTTCCTTGTACAGTCCAAGGAATTTTCCGCTCAG GATAACAAAGATCTGTATGCTGAGGAAGCAGCAGCGCAGAGAGAGCAAGAGCGTCAAAGAATGCTTTCGATCCCTGGCCTTGTTGCTCCTAACGAGATTCAAGACGAGATGGTTGACTcctaa
- the LOC106370784 gene encoding S-protein homolog 8-like, which translates to MTRRLSCFLIIIALCAELSNGAVFPKDSVHFNNSLQPNTILRVHCVSDEDDLGDHFLSHGQTYDFSFYESIFKTEVICGLWQGPGFEYYALFKAYEGGGLIVHYGKKNYWDAREDGIYFTHGFYPPKLEYRWSAYSLAPTY; encoded by the coding sequence atgacTCGCCGCCTCTCATGCTTTTTGATTATCATTGCATTGTGTGCTGAGTTGAGTAATGGAGCGGTTTTTCCGAAAGACTCTGTACATTTTAACAACTCTCTTCAACCAAACACCATTCTCAGGGTCCATTGTGTCTCCGACGAAGATGATCTAGGCGATCATTTCTTGAGTCATGGGCAAACCTATGATTTCAGTTTTTATGAAAGTATTTTCAAGACTGAAGTCATTTGTGGCTTATGGCAGGGACCTGGTTTCGAGTACTATGCATTGTTTAAGGCATATGAAGGTGGTGGTCTCATTGTCCATTATGGTAAGAAAAACTATTGGGATGCAAGAGAAGATGGTATATATTTCACACATGGTTTTTATCCTCCCAAATTAGAGTACAGGTGGTCAGCCTATTCCCTTGCACCAACTtattaa
- the LOC106371937 gene encoding NADP-dependent alkenal double bond reductase P2-like yields the protein MSTVTNKQVILRDYVSGFPKESDFDITTTTVELKLPEGSNSLLVKNLYLSCDPYMRSRMGKPAASGIAQAYTPGKPVLGFGVSRVVESTHPDYKEGDLMWGIVGWEEYSVVTPIPDMHFKIQNTDVPLSYYTGLLGMPGMTAYAGFYEVCSPKKGETVYVSAASGAVGQLVGQFAKMMGCYVVGSAGSKEKVDLLKNKFGFDDAFNYKEEQDLTAALKRCFPKGIDIYFENVGGKMLDAVLLNMNTHGRIAVCGMISQYNLENHEGVHNLSTIIYKRIRIQGFAVFDYYDKYSKFLEFVIPCIKEGKIAYMEDVAEGLEKGPEALVGLFHGKNVGKQVVVIARE from the exons ATGAGCACGGTGACGAACAAGCAGGTGATACTGAGAGACTACGTGAGTGGGTTCCCAAAGGAATCGGACTTTGATATCACCACCACCACGGTCGAGCTTAAGCTTCCAGAGGGGTCTAACTCGCTTCTTGTGAAGAATCTATACTTGTCCTGCGATCCTTACATGCGGTCTCGCATGGGGAAGCCTGCTGCTTCTGGTATTGCTCAAGCTTACACTCCCGGCAAG CCAGTCTTAGGGTTTGGAGTGTCTAGAGTGGTAGAATCAACGCATCCAGATTACAAAGAAGGTGACTTAATGTGGGGAATCGTTGGATGGGAAGAGTACAGTGTTGTTACTCCTATTCCTGACATGCATTTCAAGATCCAGAATACTGATGTTCCATTGTCCTACTACACTGGTCTTCTCG GTATGCCTGGTATGACCGCCTATGCCGGATTCTATGAAGTCTGTTCTCCAAAGAAAGGAGAGACAGTCTATGTGTCGGCTGCATCTGGTGCTGTTGGCCAGCTTGTGGGACAGTTTGCTAAAATGATGGGTTGCTATGTTGTTGGAAGCGCTGGAAGTAAAGAAAAG GTTGATCTCCTCAAAAACAAGTTTGGGTTTGATGATGCATTTAACTACAAGGAAGAACAAGACCTTACTGCTGCTCTGAAAAG GTGTTTTCCCAAAGGCATTGACATATACTTTGAGAACGTAGGAGGCAAAATGCTAGACGCAGTGCTCTTAAACATGAACACTCACGGGCGTATCGCTGTCTGTGGAATGATCTCACAGTACAATCTCGAGAACCACGAAGGTGTGCACAACCTATCCACCATAATCTACAAGCGAATCCGCATTCAAGGCTTTGCAGTCTTTGATTACTACGATAAGTACTCAAAGTTCTTGGAGTTTGTGATCCCGTGCATCAAAGAAGGGAAGATAGCGTACATGGAAGATGTAGCTGAAGGACTGGAGAAAGGTCCCGAAGCTCTTGTGGGACTCTTCCATGGTAAGAACGTTGGGAAGCAAGTTGTTGTGATTGCTCGTGAGTGA
- the BNAA10G17470D gene encoding uncharacterized protein BNAA10G17470D: MALKWVVLGYAAAAEAIMVILLTMPGLDGLRRGLIAVARKLLKPFLAIVPFCFFLLVEIYWKYHTRPSCYGDSCTPSDHLRHQKSIVKSQRNALLIASALTFYWILYSVTNLVVRIEQLNQRDDRLRNRV, encoded by the coding sequence ATGGCTCTCAAATGGGTTGTTTTAGGCTACGCAGCAGCTGCTGAAGCGATCATGGTGATCCTCTTGACGATGCCAGGACTCGATGGTCTCCGAAGAGGATTGATCGCCGTCGCACGTAAGCTCTTGAAACCGTTTCTAGCGATTGTACCTTTCTGTTTCTTCCTCCTTGTGGAAATCTACTGGAAGTACCATACTCGACCTTCCTGCTACGGCGATTCATGTACTCCTTCCGACCACCTCCGTCACCAGAAGTCGATCGTGAAGTCTCAGCGTAACGCGCTACTTATAGCGTCAGCTCTCACTTTCTACTGGATTCTTTACTCCGTCACGAATCTCGTCGTTAGGATCGAGCAGCTTAACCAGCGGGATGACAGGCTTAGGAACAGGGTTTAA
- the LOC106370507 gene encoding ADP-ribosylation factor 1-like 2 yields the protein MGQAFRKLFDTFFGNQEMRVVMLGLDAAGKTTILYKLHIGEVLSTVPTIGFNVEKVEYKNVMFTVWDVGGQEKLRPLWRHYFNNTDGLIYVVDSLDRERLGKAKQEFQEIIKDPFMLNSIILVFANKQDMRGAMSPREVCEGLGLFDLKNRKWHIQGTCALRGDGLYEGLDWLSSTLKDVKAAGFTSVGPSF from the exons ATGGGACAAGCATTTCGTAAGCTATTCGACACATTCTTCGGCAATCAAGAGATGAGG GTGGTAATGCTGGGGCTGGATGCAGCTGGCAAAACTACTATTCTCTACAAACTTCACATTGGTGAAGTTCTCTCTACTGTTCCCACCATTG GATTCAACGTTGAGAAAGTTGAGTACAAGAATGTGATGTTCACGGTTTGGGATGTTGGTGGCCAAGAGAAACTCAGACCTCTTTGGAGGCACTACTTCAACAACACTGATGGACTT ATATACGTGGTAGACTCTTTGGACCGAGAGAGGCTTGGGAAAGCAAAACAAGAATTTCag GAGATCATAAAAGACCCATTCATGCTCAACAGTATCATTCTCGTCTTTGCAAACAAACAAGACATG AGAGGAGCCATGTCACCGAGAGAAGTATGTGAAGGGTTAGGCTTATTTGATCTCAAGAACAGGAAGTGGCACATACAAGGAACTTGTGCTCTTCGCGGGGACGGGCTTTATGAAGGCTTGGACTGGTTATCATCTACCCTTAAGGATGTCAAAGCCGCTGGATTCACCTCCGTTGGACCCTCCTTTTAA
- the LOC106371963 gene encoding late embryogenesis abundant protein At5g17165, with product MAAKSKTLQVIGKHLVNSLRSCAFPRAVASDLSVSRVLLNRNGHTSAYDKNVEEELQPSKVPDELIKSESDKYWSPHPQTGVFGPSSSSTTDMADEKLSRGSQEDSGMEEKAWFRPTSLEDFDKTHHS from the exons ATGGCAGCCAAATCCAAGACTCTTCAGGTGATCGGGAAGCACTTAGTTAACAGCCTCCGTTCATGCGCTTTCCCACGCGCCGTCGCATCTGATCTTTCCGTTTCTCG TGTATTGCTTAACAGGAATGGTCACACATCAGCGTATGATAAGAACGTAGAGGAAGAATTGCAACCGAGTAAAGTGCCTGATGAATTGATAAAGTCCGAGTCTGACAAATATTGGTCTCCTCATCCTCAGACCGGTGTCTTTGGACCTTCCTCATCCTCCACCACCGACATGGCCGACGAGAAGCTTTCTCGCGGTAGTCAAGAGGACTCCGGAATGGAGGAGAAAGCTTGGTTCCGTCCAACAAGCCTCGAGGATTTTGACAAGACTCACCACTCCTAG
- the LOC106371936 gene encoding ATPase family AAA domain-containing protein 3-B-like encodes MAQKCAIGLMSALAAAASLSKSNIAFADGPLNFSAFSTSTPQQQQGSTPPASGSAKDSSVPGEESDAPPRIRNDNPRTTSAGFDPEALERGAKALKGINNSAHAKKVFESIKTQEETRQAEFTAKAQEFKALQSQAEAERQRVIYEEQKKLAQHQAQTKAQMARYEDELARKRMQAENEAQRTRNQELVKMQEESSIRREVARRATEEEIQAQRRQTEREKAEIERETIRVKAMAEAEGRARESKLSEDVNRRMLVDRANAEREKWVSAINTTFDHIGGGLRMILTDQNKLVVAVGGITALAAGIYTTREGAKVIWSYVDRVLGQPSLIRESSRGKYPWSGSLSRVFSTLRGGGKEAASKNGKGFGDVILHPSLQKRIEQLASATANTKSHQAPFRNMLFYGPPGTGKTMAARELARKSGLDYALMTGGDVAPLGAQAVTKIHQLFDWSKKSKRGLLLFIDEADAFLCERNKTYMSEAQRSALNALLFRTGDQSKDIVLALATNRPGDLDSAVADRVDETLEFPLPGEEERFKLLNLYLDKYITKTNLKKPGLLQSLFKKDQQKIEVKGVTEDLLKEAAAKTKGFSGREIAKLMASVQAAVYGSADCLLDANLFREVIDYKVAEHLQRKKLAGTDTGNKK; translated from the exons ATGGCTCAGAAATGTGCGATTGGTTTGATGTCAGCTCTAGCAGCTGCCGCTTCTCTCTCGAAATCGAATATCGCTTTTGCAGATGGACCTCTCAACTTCTCTGCCTTCTCCACTTCGACTCCTCAGCAGCAGCAGGGCTCTACTCCGCCGGCATCGGGATCTGCGAAAGATTCTTCTGTTCCTGGCGAAGAATCCGATGCTCCTCCACGGATTCGCAACGATAATCCGAGAACGACTTCCGCTGGGTTCGATCCGGAGGCGTTGGAGCGAGGTGCAAAGGCCTTGAAGGGGATTAACAACTCTGCTCACGCCAAAAAG GTGTTTGAAAGTATTAAGACACAAGAAGAGACGAGGCAAGCTGAGTTTACTGCTAAGGCGCAAGAGTTCAAAGCTTTGCAATCCCAAGCTGAAGCT GAGAGGCAAAGGGTAATATACGAGGAACAGAAGAAACTTGCTCAGCACCAAGCGCAAACAAAAGCACAGATGGCCCGCTATGAAGATGAATTAGCAAGAAAAAGGATGCAG GCTGAGAATGAAGCCCAGAGAACACGAAATCAAGAACTTGTGAAGATGCAAGAAGAATCATCAATCAGGAGGGAAGTAGCTCGACGAGCTACTGAGGAAGAGATTCAAGCACAGAGGCGACAAACGGAGAGGGAGAAAGCTGAGATTGAACGCGAGACTATCAGGGTCAAAGCTATGGCTGAAGCTGAAGGGAGGGCCCGTGAATCTAAGCTCTCTGAAGACGTCAACAGGAGAATGCTCGTTGATCGTGCAAATGCTGAAAGAGAAAAATGGGTTTCGGCCATCAACACTACATTCGATCACATTGGAG GTGGGTTGCGTATGATTCTAACAGATCAAAATAAGCTGGTTGTTGCTGTTGGAGGTATCACTGCTCTTGCAGCTGGGATCTACACAACGAG AGAAGGTGCCAAGGTTATCTGGAGCTACGTGGATAGAGTCTTAGGCCAACCTTCTCTAATTAGAGAATCATCGAGAGGAAAATACCCTTGGTCTGGATCGCTTTCTCGTGTCTTTTCCACGTTGCGGGGTGGTGGTAAGGAGGCTGCATCCAAAAACGGAAAAGGGTTCGGTGATGTTATTTTGCATCCTTCCCTTCAAAAGAGAATCGAACAGCTAGCGAGCGCAACTGCCAACACAAAATCCCACCAAGCACCTTTCCGAAATATGCTTTTCTACGGTCCACCAGGAACAGGAAAGACAATGGCTGCCCGAGAGCTAGCTCGCAAATCT GGTCTAGATTATGCGTTGATGACGGGTGGAGATGTTGCTCCACTTGGAGCTCAGGCAGTTACAAAGATACACCAACTCTTTGACTGGTCCAAAAAATCTAAGAGGGGCTTGTTGCTCTTCATCGATGAAGCTGATGCATTTCTGTGCGA GCGGAACAAAACATACATGAGTGAAGCGCAAAGGAGTGCACTAAACGCACTCCTCTTCCGCACGGGTGACCAGTCCAAAGACATAGTCCTAGCGCTTGCCACAAACCGACCCGGTGATCTAGACTCAGCTGTGGCTGACCGTGTCGACGAGACTCTTGAGTTCCCCTTGCCTGGAGAAGAAGAGCGCTTCAAGCTTCTTAACCTCTACCTAGACAAGTACATAACCAAGACTAATCTAAAAAAGCCGGGTTTGCTCCAAAGTCTTTTCAAGAAAGACCAGCAGAAGATTGAGGTTAAAGGCGTCACAGAGGATCTCCTCAAGGAAGCTGCCGCCAAAACAAAAGGGTTTTCAGGTAGAGAGATCGCGAAGCTGATGGCGAGCGTTCAAGCGGCTGTGTATGGAAGCGCGGACTGCTTGCTGGACGCAAACCTTTTCAGAGAGGTGATTGATTACAAAGTCGCGGAGCATCTACAGAGAAAGAAACTAGCTGGAACTGATACAGGTAACAAGAAATGA
- the LOC106369837 gene encoding uncharacterized protein LOC106369837: protein MRLPRKGYPLGGLGQKQGGGVVITGVEGGGNAAKAGLKSGDQVLYTSSFFGDELWPADKLRFTKTAIQAKPDSVYFVVSRGAEVDVKKLNKRSAPPRFGRKLTETQKARATHICLDCGFIYTLPKPFDEQPETYVCPQCIAPKKRFARYDVNTGKAIGGGLPPIGVIVGLLAGLGAVGALLVYGSLQ, encoded by the exons ATGCGATTACCACGAAAAGGTTATCCATTAGGAGGTCTTGGACAGAAGCAAGGCGGTGGAGTTGTCATCACc GGTGTGGAAGGAGGTGGGAACGCAGCAAAAGCTGGGCTTAAATCTGGAGATCAAGTTCTGTACACAAGCAGCTTCTTTGGAGATGAGCTTTGGCCTGCTGATAAGTTGCGCTTCACTAAAACCGCTATTCAGGCCAAACCTGATTCTGTCTACTTTGTTGTCAGCAG AGGCGCAGAAGTTGATGTCAAGAAACTAAATAAGCGTTCGGCTCCTCCACGGTTTGGAAGAAAGTTAACCGAGACTCAGAAG GCAAGAGCTACTCACATTTGTCTTGATTGTGGATTCATATACACTTTACCCAAACCTTTTGATGAACAG CCGGAAACATATGTGTGTCCTCAATGTATTGCACCAAAGAAAAGGTTTGCGAGGTATGACGTGAACACAGGGAAGGCCATTGGAGGAGGACTGCCTCCCATCGGTGTTATTGTTGGCTTATTAGCCGGTCTTGGTGCTGTTGGGGCTTTGCTTGTGTATGGTAGTCTTCAGTGA
- the LOC125579009 gene encoding uncharacterized protein LOC125579009: MQFTVDGFEEYLNRSDSNVLQSPTSVAKLPPNTAVRTTRRKTSVKAEPQPSSSQLVNRSCRLASKKSLDGEMDQENVAQEAKTNNVKFEANVAKTPAAQSTRKDPGETSCSSKVLESKKGELVQSAYNTRRSARLLEKCMADLSLKITETLGKHEKIEETEQKNQSQFPRPDKSASKKSAMKVDNVGTTNKENSMEMNIVNDSDNGESNDETKKKKKVETDEENLGDVSMRQLVKMVKELSIKSSNNRAALLILPGNNQIAE, translated from the exons ATGCAATTTACG GTTGACGGTTTTGAAGAATACTTGAATCGGTCAGACTCCAATGTTCTTCAGTCGCCAACCAGTGTAGCAAAGCTGCCTCCAAATACGGCAGTTAGAACAACTCGAAGGAAGACATCAGTAAAAGCTGAACCTCAGCCATCATCATCACAGTTGGTGAACCGTTCTTGTCGTTTGGCGAGCAAGAAGTCTCTTGACGGAGAAATGGACCAAGAAAATGTTGCTCAAGAAGCTAAGACCAACAATGTCAAGTTTGAAGCTAATGTGGCTAAAACTCCTGCAGCACAGAGCACAAGGAAAGATCCAGGAGAAACTTCTTGTAGCAGCAAAGTTTTGGAAAGTAAGAAGGGTGAATTGGTTCAGTCGGCGTACAACACAAGGAGATCAGCCAGGCTGCTAGAGAAATGTATGGCTGACCTGAGTTTGAAGATTACAGAAACTTTGGGTAAAcatgagaagattgaagaaacAGAACAAAAA AATCAATCTCAGTTTCCAAGACCAGACAAATCAGCATCAAAGAAATCGGCTATGAAGGTGGACAATGTCGGTACTACGAACAAGGAGAACAGCATGGAAATGAATATTGTTAACGATAGTGATAATGGAGAGAGCAACGAtgagacaaagaagaagaaaaaggtgGAGACTGATGAAGAGAACTTGGGAGATGTTAGCATGAGGCAACTCGTGAAGATGGTGAAGGAACTTTCTATAAAGAGCAGTAACAACAGAGCTGCGTTGCTGATACTGCCTGGTAATAATCAGATTGCAGAGTAG